AAAGAGCAGCTGCCGGGCCTGGGTCTGCATCAGGCGCACCAGCATTTCCTGAATGGTGAAGTTGGCCAGCACATCCTTCACGCGGCCCGTATCCTGCGAAAGCAGCACCAGGCGCTCCAGGGTGCTGGTAAGCTCGGGCGTGTTCTGAAAATGGGCGTGCTCGGCGGTGTCCAGCTGCCAGGGTAGGTGCTCTTCGGCGCGGGGCGAGTGCTCGTTGAGCAGGTCTACGGTTTGCCGGATGGTATCGGTGGGAATAGCTACGGCCAGGCATTGCGTGGGCTGGGCCTCATTGGCTTCCGGGAAATCAATAACCATGGTTTCATCCTTGCCTACCACTACCGACTCCCCCGGCAGGTAATCGAAAGCCGGGCGGCCAGCCAGGTGCATCACTTTCTTGCCTCGCAACATAGTGGTAAGCACCACGTGGCCCATGCTGAGCGGTACCTGGTGGGCCGTGCGGTGGGTTTCAAACACGTTCAGCTCAAAGGCTTCCAGCGTGTACACGGTGCGGTTTTCCACCAGCGTGGTCAGCTGCTCTGGCTGGCGCAGGGAAATGGGAGCGGGCAGGTGATGGGTAGGCATGGGTGGGGAGTCCGATGGAAAGCCTGAACGCGGGAAAAGCACTGCTACTCTATATACAATAGCCGCCGGGCGCTAATTGTTCATTTCCAAGGCCCACTGCCGAAGCGTAATGGCCTATAGCAGAGTGACAAGCCCAACGGCAACTTGCGACAATAGGCGGCATTTCTGAGAGTATAATACAACTATTTCGGCAGGATAAGAAGCTAGCTTGGGATATCCGAAACCCACACAAAATCCCCATCCATGGAAACCTTAGAAAAACCCACCACCTTGGTTGCCCGTCCCCAATTTAAAACCCACTACGATAATTTTATCGGCGGCAAATGGGTAGCGCCTGTGAAAGGGCAGTATTTCGAGAATCCCTCGCCCATTGATGGTAAAGCATTTACCAAAGTAGCCCGCTCCACCAAAGAAGACATTGAGCTGGCCCTGGATGCCGCCCACGAAGCCTTTAAATCCTGGAGTAAAGCCTCGGCCACCACGCGCAGCAACGTGCTGCTGAAAATTGCCGACATCATGGAGGCCAACCTGGCCCACCTGGCGGCGGTAGAAACCGTGGAAAACGGCAAAGCCATTCGGGAAACCATGGCCGCCGACCTGCCCTTGGCCATCGACCACTTTCGCTATTTCGCGGGCGTGATTCGGGCCGAGGAAGGCTCTGCTACCGAGCTGAATGAAACTACCCTTTCCCTGGTTATTCAGGAGCCGCTGGGCGTAGTAGGCCAGATTATCCCCTGGAACTTCCCGCTGCTGATGGCCACCTGGAAAATTGCGCCGGCCCTGGCCGCCGGCTGCTGCGTGGTGGTAAAGCCCGCCGAGCAAACGCCCGCCAGCATTATGGTGCTGATGGAGCTGATTCAGGACGTGCTGCCCCCCGGCGTGATTAACGTAGTAAACGGCTTCGGGCTGGAAGCCGGCAAGCCGCTGGCCAGCAACAAGCGCGTGCAGAAAGTAGCCTTCACCGGCGAAACCACCACCGGCCGCCTGATTCTGCAGTACGCCGCCGAAAACATCATTCCCGTGACCATGGAGCTGGGCGGCAAGTCGCCGAACATCTTCACGAAGTCGGTGATGGACCACGATGATGACTTCCTGGATAAGTGCCTGGAAGGTGCCGCCATGTTTGCCCTGAACCAGGGCGAAATCTGCACCTGCCCCTCGCGCCTGCTCATCCACGAAGACATCTATGATGAGTTTATGCCCCGCCTGATTAAGCGGGTAGAGGCTATTAAGCTGGGCCACCCCCTGGATATGGAAACCATGATGGGTGCTCAGGCCAGTAACGACCAGTACGAGAAAATCCTGAGCTACCTGGAAATTGGTAAGGCCGAAGGCGCTGAGGTGCTGACAGGCGGAGACGCCCACTTCCACGACCATCCAGAGTTAACCGACGGCTACTACATTAAGCCCACCATCTTCCGGGGCCACAACAAAATGCGCATCTTCCAGGAGGAAATCTTCGGGCCGGTGCTGTCCGTTACTACCTTCAAAACCAATGAAGAAGCCATTGAGCTAGCCAACGACACGCTCTACGGCCTGGGCGCCGGCCTCTGGAGCCGCGATGCGCACGAACTGTACCAGATGCCCCGTGCCATTCAGGCCGGCCGCGTGTGGGTAAACTGCTACCACGACTACCCCGCGGGCGCGCCCTTCGGTGGCTACAAAGCTTCCGGCTTTGGCCGCGAAAACCACAAGATGATGCTGGCCCACTACCGCCAGACCAAAAACATGCTCATCAGCTACAGCCAGCAGAAACTGGGCTTCTTTTAACAAGTGAAGTGATGGAAGGTGAAGTTTTGTTTCTAGTATCCTAAATCACCTGTCATCCTGAGCTTGGCGAAGGACCTTATCACGCAAGTAAGAGTCGTTGTTTCCGTGGTTGTTCAACTGGCATAAGGTCCTTCGCCAAGCTCTGGATGACAGATTCTTTGGCAACATCAGCCCGCGAGATGCTTCGCCTGCGCTCAGTATGGCGTTGTGGTTTCTAGCCGCAGCTAAGCATCTTTTCGGTAGCTTGTTGGGTACTATGTTAACAACCAAGGTATCTGTCTATGAAATTTCTGTTGCTGCCCGCTGCTCTACTGTTCGGACTTTCTGCCCACGCGCAATTATTGCCGGTACCCGGCACCTCAAACCCGGATTGGACGATAAAAAAAGCAGTGCCACTTGCTACGTATCCGTGGCCGGTGCAGCGCATGGGTACCGACCGGATGCCTAACGCCGCGCAAAAAAGCATTGCCAGCAGTGGCAACCAGCATTACCATTGGGATGCTAAAAAGCAGCTGGTGTACACCTGGCTCAGCCGCCCGGGCAGCCAAACCATTGCTCCGGATAAGGAAGTAACCGTGCGCGACGACCGCACGGATACCCTTTATATATTCCGGCGCGCCCAGCCCAAAAGGCGCTAGCTGGCGTCACTCACCTAACTATTCCTGCGCATGCCCACGCCCCGCGTCCTCGTAACCCAAGCCGCCGAAGCCACCATTGATGTGCTGCGCGATGAGCACGGCCCTTTAATGTTCCACCAGAGCGGTGGCTGCTGCGACGGCTCCTCGCCCATGTGCTTTGCCAAAGGTGAGTTCCGCATTGGCGGCAATGACGTATGGCTGGGCCAGATTCACGGCTGCGACTTCTTCATGAGCACCAGTCAGTTTGAGTACTGGCAGCATACCCAGCTCACCGTAGACGTAACCAAAGGCCGGGGTGCCAGCTTCTCACTGGAAATACCACTGGGCGTGCGCTTCCTGATTCGGTCCCGGCTGTTCACAGAGGAAGAGTCCCGGGATATGGCGCCGGTGCTGGAAGGGGAAGAATACCTGGCTAATCAGGCGTCCTAACCTACCTGGAATGATCCGAAATACAAAAAAAACACCCCGTCAGATAACTGACGGGGTGTTTTTTTGTACTGCAAGGCAGCGGAGCCGCTGCTTACTTGGCTTTAACGGGCAGGCCTTCCAGCTGCGCATAGCTTAGCTTCCAAAGGCCTTTGGCATTCTTTTTCCAGATCAGAACAAAGTTGCCTTCGCCTTCGCCCATGGGCTGACCGGGGGCGGCGGGCAGTACATCTACCGAGAAAGTACCGGCCTCATACGCCATTTGGGTGTCCGAGCCGGAGCTTACCGGGTTAAGGCGCAGGTCGGAAATGGTGTTGATGGTTTCCCGCACCCAGCGGTTAGAAACCTCCGACTTGCCCTGGTAGTGGGCTTCGCCCTGCAGGTAATGCACATCATCCGCCATCATCGTATCCAGCTGCATGGCATTCTTGCTGTTCCAGGCACCAACAAACTGCTGGTCCAGCGTTTGAACATTCGCGGCATCCGTCTTTTCTTCTGTTTTGGTACAGGAGGAGGAAGCAAGGGCTGCCGTAGCGAGCATTAGCAACAGATAGGGCTTCATAGAGCCAAGGGGGTTTGGTGAAGAATAAAAAGAAATTCGCCGACTCCGGCACTAAGCTGGAGTCGGCGAAACTAACGGAGAATCCGGACTTACCAGCTCTTTCTACGATATTCCGAGGTAGGATATTCCGTAGAACGTTCCCCATACGAGGCATTCGGCAAATAAGCTGCGTTCATGGGCATTGGCGTGCCATTGCTGGCGTACATCATGGCCGGGATAGAAGCGGCGGCAAAGCCGGAAGCCATGCCAGGGTATTGCTGCTGCTGACCTACGGCCAGTCCATTGTTCTTTTCGGAAGCGTTCTGCTGACGACGAGCCAGGGCATTACGCTCAGCACGGGCGGCAGCGGCCTGACGCTCGGCGGCGGCAGCGCGGTTATTAGCGGCTACGCGGGCTGCCTCAGCGGCACGGGCTTTGCGCTTGTTGTCGATGCTCTTACCAATTACATAACCGGTACCAGCACCGGCGGCTGCGCCTACTGCGCCACCAACTACCCGGTTACGCTTATGAATGAGGGCACCGGCGGCCGCGCCACCCACGCCACCAATAATGGCGCCTTTAGCTTGTGGGCTCCAGGGCTTCTTAGTTTGCGCCTGAGAAAAATTGGTAAAGGCTATATTGAGCAGAAATACGAGGCTCAAAATCAGACTGACCTTTTTCATAATACTAGACTTTAGGTTTCAGAAGATTGTTACGCTTGTGATAAGCACTTTTGCAAGCACCGTGCCATAACGGGAAACCACCTGTTGGGGTTCCATCTGCAAAAGCACAAATATGGGCTGCAGCGTAATAGAAATGGCCTTTTTAGCTAGCCGCAGCCACATATAACGCCGAATAAACAGCTCGGTTTTGCCTCCCGTTTTCGGGCATATCAGAGTTGCGTAACCGTTACCAGTACATCGGTATTGCGGCCGTGGTCGTCGGCGCAGGATATTTTTACCGGGCCGGTTGGGGGCCGGAAAAACACCCGCTCATTAGCGCCGGCCGCCCGTAGAAACTGGTCGTTCACGTACCAATACACCTGGCGCACCTCGTTGTCGGTGGTGCAGCTGAGTAGAAGCTGCTGCTTTTCGTGGCTATTCAGTACATACTCAGTATTAGGGGTGGGCGAGGTAATGCTGGGTGCCCGTTCCGGACCGGCCTGTACCAGCTGGCATTGGGGGTTGTGCTCCGGCAGCCGGCGGTAAGGAATGCCTTGTGCTTCTTTGTAAGCGGCTATTTCCGGCAGCAGATTGGGGTATAGCTCCCGCCGGAAGCCGGCTGCCGGCGCGCAGGCCCGGCAATACGTAAAATGACCATCGGCAGAAAGCAGTACTTCCCGTTGGTGCTGGCACCGCTGCCCCGAGGAAACCCCTGGCAGAAAGTAATCAATCAGCTGGTTGGGGCAATTTTCCCCCGGCACCAGGCCGGTTTCGGCGCACACCAGCCGGAAATCCAGCGCGGCGGGCGGCACAAACCAATCGTTAGGCGAGTTGTAGGCTACGGCATTAAACAAATCAAAGAGCAGGGGTGTGGCTACATCGGCGCCGGTGAGGGCCGGGCTGCCCTGGCCGTTGAAATTGCCCACCCACACGCCAATGGTGTATTGCTTGTTGTAGCCAATGCTCCAGGCGTCGCGGCGGCCGTAGCTGGTGCCGGTTTTCCAGGCTACTTTGGGCAGGCGCAGGCTGCTGGCGGCTCCCAGCGGCAAATCGGGGCGGGTAAGCTGGGCCAGAATATCGGTCGTTAGAAAAGCAGATGCCTCGGAAAATAGCCTGTTGGAAGAGGTTTTGGGCGATGCCGTGAGCCTCAGATGAGAGTAGCGGCCGCCGTTAGCCAGCGTAACATATAGGTTGGTGAGCTCTTCCAGACTGGCCCCACAGCCGCCCAGAATACTGCTTAGGCCCAGGCGCGGGGCATTGCGCGTTATATTCCGGAAGCCCGCCTGCCGCAGTTTATCCGTGAAAGAGGGCACGCCCAACTCCTGCAGCACGCGCACGGCCGGAATGTTGAGGGAGTAAGCCAGGGCCCGCTCCAGCGTCACTTCGCCATTGCAATGCTTGTCGTAGTTCTCAGGGCGGTAGCCCTGAAAGTTGGTGGGCACATCGGGCAGCATGCGTTTGGGCGTTACCAGGCCACGGTCCATAGCCAGGGCATACAGAAACGGCTTCAGCGTGCTGCCCGGCGAGCGAACCGCCTGCACGCCATCATTCTGGCCCTGGTGGGCAAAGTCCCGAAAATCGGCGGAGCCCACGTAGGCCTCTACCTGCCGCGTGCGGTTATTGATGACGAGCACCGCGGCTTGGGTAATGCCCCGCTCATAGAGGCGGCGCACGTAGTTGCGCGTGAGGTCTTCGACCTTGCTTTGCTTGTTTCTACTAAGCGCCGACCTGATAATGGCCTGCTGGGGAAACTGCCGCACCAACCGCCGCGAAAAGTGCGGGGCCAGCGCCGGGGCCGCATGGCGCCGTACCTGCAAAGGCTCCAGCAGGGCATCTTCTATATCCTGTTGGGGAAATAACCCTGCCTGGGCAAAGCGCCGCAGCCAGCGGTTGCGCTCCTGCAGCACTGCCGCGTTGTTTTTACCTAAAATCAGGCCCCGGGGCCGGTTGGGAATAATGGCCAGCGTTACCGTCTGAGCCAGCGACAGGTAATCCGGGGGCTGCTGGAAGTAGAGCAGGGCTGCCGATTTTACGCCTTCTACGTTGCCGCCGTAGGGCACCAAATTCAGGTAGAGTTGCAGAATCTCTGCCTTACTATAATGCAGCTCCAGCTGCGTGGCGCGCAGCATTTCCAGCAGCTTGTTTCCGAAGGAGCGCTCCTTGGGTTCCAATAGCCGGGCCACCTGCATGGTAATGGTACTGGCTCCGGTGGTGCGGCCTGTGCCAAATATATTGCGCGCGGCGGCCTGTACCAGGGCCACGGGGTTCACGCCCAAATGCCAGTAAAACCATCGGTCTTCCTTTTCCACTATGGCCTTGCGCAGGGCGGGTGTAATTTCGCGCAGCTCGGTTTTCATCCGCCACTTTTGGGTGGGGTTGAGGTAAGCATGCAGTACCGAGCCATCGGCGGCCAGCACAATAGGGGAGTACTGCGGCGGTGGTGGAATTGGGAAAAACCAGTTCAAAAGAAAGCCGCCGCCCACTACCAGCAATAGTAGGAGCGCATACCGCCGCCACCGCCCAGGCGGAGTAGAAAGGAATGCAAAAAATGCCCGGGGCTTCACCCTCGCAAGATATAGAACAGCCAGTAAGAGCGGATACTTAATCAGGGGAGCGTTGCTCTGAACCACAGCCGGCTGCGGAGGAAATACCGCCTGGTTTTCCTCCTCAAACAAAGCCTATAAATCGAACCGGAACGCCCATTGCCGCATATAAAAAGCCCGACCCCAGGAACTGGAGTCGGGCTCTGAGAAGCGCTAAAGTAAAAGCAGGTTATTCCGCCTTCATCTTCGACTTCTTCTTCTTGTTTTTTACTTTTTTCACGTCAGCAGGCTGAGTAGTTGCCACTGCGTCAGCAGCAACGGCGGTACCCGTTTGCGTTTCTATGGTAGTTGTGGTAGCCGGAGCCGTCGTAGTAGGGGTGGTTACGGTCGTGTTTACGGTGCCCGCAGCAGCGGGAACGGCCGTGCCTACCTGAGTTTCCACGGTGGTGCCTTGCGTAGGCTGGGTAGTGGTGGTAGTGGTGGTGCTGGTTTGTGCGTTAGCAGCAGTAACACCGGTTACGAGGAGTGCGGCGAGGACAAATACCTTCTTCATGGGTAAGGGATAAGGTGAACGTTCCGAAATGACTGCTTCGCCATTTCGACCTCGCCTTGAACGGGGCATTCTGTCCATTGTTATATCGTACCCGAATTATACACTTTACTTCAGCAGCTCATGTAGCACGGTTTGCATGGAAAATACCCGGTTCCCGGCCTCCTGTATCACCAGGGAGTTAGGCGAATCCAGAATAGCATCCGATACTTCCACGTTGCGGCGCACGGGCAGGCAATGTAGAAATTTAGCGTGGTTGGTGCCGGCCATGTGCTCGGGCGTCAGCATCCACGCGGGGTCGTTGCTGATGACCTGGCCGTAGTTCTGGTAGCTGCTCCAGTTCTTAGCCTGCACGAAGTCGGCCCCTTCCAGCGCCTTTTTCTGGTCGTACTCAATGCGGGCGCCTTTCGTGAATCTGGGGTCCAGTTCGTAGCCCTCAGGGTGGGTGATGACGAAGTCCACCCAGTCTACTTCCGAGAACCAGTCGCAGAAGGAGTTGGGCACGCACTGGGGTAGGGCCCGCACGTGTGGGGCCCAAGTCAGCACCACTTTCACGCGCTCTTTCTGCTTGTGCTCGGCTACCGTAATCAGGTCGGCGAAGCTTTGCAGCGGGTGCAGCGTGGCGCTTTCCAGGCTTACCACGGGCACGGTGGCGTACTTCAGAATCTTGTTGAAGACTTCCTCGCTGTAGTCGGCCTCGCGGTCCTTGAGCGTGGGGAAGGTGCGCACGCCCAGCACGTCGCAGTACTGGCTCATTACGGCAATGGCCTCCTTAATGTGCTCCTGGGTGCCGCCGTTCATCACCGCGCCATCGGCCATTTCCAGGGTCCAGGAATCGGCCCCGGCGTTGAGCACCCAGGCCTGCGCGCCCAGGTTGTAGGCCGCCTTCACCGAGCTAAGCCGGGTGCGCAGGCTGGGGTTGAAGAAAATCAGCCCCACAGTCTTATTCCTGCCGATGTGCTGGTAGCCAAACGGATTCGCCTTTATTTCCAGAGCTTGCTGCAACAGGGCTTTATAGTCGCCCGCATCGGCGAAAGAGGTGAAGTTTTTCATTTGGTATGGTGTAGCGCAAAGTGCAATTCTTATGCTCTTACGCTTTTAATTATCTGTAAAAATGGTGTCGCTACGAAAGATATTCCAGTCATTATTTGACTGCTTTCGCGCCACACCTTCAATTAATACTGCTGCCTTTTCACCTTTCAACTTGATTGAAAACTGCAGAGAATCACGCTCTAAGTTTTGCTTTTCGAAACTATATTCTTCAGAAAATATATCTCCTGTTCTACTCAATATGCGGCCTGATACCTTGGCATTATTGACAGCATTCTGAATAACATCAGGAGTCTGGGTGATTATGTACAGATGTGTAGCTTTTGAAAAAGCAAAGGCGAAAAGACAAAACCCTAAGAAAGACAGTAGAGCTTTTCCCCGGTTTTTCTTAAAAAAGCTGATTGCCTCTTTCATAATATTGTCACTGCTATAATGTGATTTAAAGCTCAGAAAAGTCACGATGAGTATGACGTTCCTGAGCTTTAAAGTAATTACATGGCTTTATACTCCTTCCAGCTCTTGATCTTCAGATCCTTCATCTCCAGCGTGCAGAAAGCCTGAATAAAGGCCTTGGCCAGCCGCGCATTGGTCAGCAGCGGAATGCCGAAGTCCACGGCCGTGCGGCGGATGCGGTAGTCGTTGTCCAGCTCACCCTTGCTCAGGTTCTTGGGGATGTTGAGCACCAGCTCGATTTGCTTCTCCTTCAGATACGTCAGCACGTTGGGCTCCTGCCGCTCGTCGGGCCAGAAGACCAGCGTGCTGGGCACCTGGTGCTCGGCCAGGAAGCGGTGCGTGCCCGCTGTGGCGTAGAGCGCGAAGCCGTGCTGCACCAGCAGGCGGGCCGAGTCCAGCAGCGCCACCTTCGAGAGCAGCGGGCCGCTGGAGAGCAGCACCGTTTTCTGCGGAATCTTATAGCCCACCGAGAGCATGGCCTTGAGCAGCGCTTCCTCGGCCGTGTCGCCCAGGCAGCCCACCTCGCCGGTGGAGGTCATGTCCACGCGCAGCACCGGGTCGGCGCCGGGCAGGCGGGTGAAGGAGAACTGCGGGGCCTTTACCCCCACGAAGGGCAGATCGTAGACCAGCTCGCTGGCGTCGCGCGTCACTTTCTTCCCCAGCAGTACCTGGGTGGCCTTCTGGATCAGGTTGTGGCCCGAGACCTTGCTCACGAAGGGGAAGGAGCGGGAGGCGCGGATGTTGCACTCAATCACCCGGATTTCGCGGTTTTTCTCCAGAAACTGGATGTTGAAGGGCCCGCTGATTTCAAAGCGCTTGGCAATCTTCTCGGCAATGATCTTGAGCTTGCGCACCGTGCCCACGTACACGCGCTGGGGCGGGTAGTACATGGTCGCGTCGCCGGAGTGCACGCCGGCAAACTCCACGTGCTCGGAAATGGCGTAGCTCACGATTTCGCCCCGGTCGGCCACGGCGTCCAGCTCAATTTCCTTGGCCTCCTGGATGAACTCGGAGACCACCACCGGGTATTCGGCACTGACTTCCTTCGCAGCTTTGAGGAATTCTTCCAGCTCGAAGGCATTGGACACCACGTTCATGGCCGCCCCCGACAGCACGTAGCTGGGCCGGATCAGCACGGGGTAGCCCACCTCATTTACGAAGTCGAACATGGCTTCCAGCGAGGTGAGCTCCTGCCAGCGGGGCTGGGCAATGCCCAGCTCATCGAGGATAGAGGAGAACTTGTGGCGGTTTTCCGCCTGGTCAATCATGGCCGCCGAGGTGCCCAGGATGGGCGCCTTGGCCTCGGCCAGGCGGGTGGCCAGGTTGTTGGGAATCTGCCCGCCCGTGGAGAGAATCACCCCGCCCGGCTGTTCAAAGTCCAGAATGTCCAGCACCCGCTCGAAGCTCAGCTCCTCGAAGTAGAGCCGGTCCGAGACGTCGTAGTCGGTGGAGACGGTTTCGGGGTTGTAGTTGATGATAATCGTCTTGTAACCCTCGGCCGCGGCCGTCTGCACGGCCTGCACGCCGCACCAGTCAAACTCCACGGAGGAGCCGATGCGGTACACGCCCGAGCCCAGCACCATGACGGACTTATCAGTTTCCGGCGCTAAATCATGTTCCGTGCCGTGGTAGGTGGTGTAGAGGTAGTTGGTCTGGGCCGGGAACTCGGCCGCCAGCGTGTCAATCTGCTTGATGACGGGCAGCACGCCCAGGGCTTTGCGGCGGGCGCGTACCCGCAGCTCGTCGGCCTTCACGTCGCCTTCCCCCAGCAGCTGCACGGCAATCTGCTGGTCGGAAAAGCCAGCTTTTTTGACGTCGCGCAATAGCGCGGTGTCCAGCCCGTCGAGGCCGCCGTTGGTACGGCCTTCGGCAAGCTTTTGGCCTAACTGGAAAATGGTATATAAGCGCTGCAGAAACCACAAGTCGATTTTGGTCAGCTCATGGACCTGCTGGATGCTGTAGCCGGCCTCAAAGGCCAGATTGATAGCGAAGATGCGCTCCTCGTTGGGCTCGCGCAGCAGCTGGTCGATGGCGGCGTTATCCAGCTCGTCCTCGGCCCGGTTGGCCACAAAGCCGCGCTTGCCCGTGTCGAGCATGCGCAGGCCCTTCTGAATGGCTTCCTCAAAGCTTTTGCCGATGGCCATCACCTCGCCCACGCTCTTCATGGCCGAGCCGATCTGCCGGTTCACGCCCGCGAACTTGCCCAGATCCCAGCGCGGCAGCTTGACCACCACGTAGTCCAGGGCCGGCTCAAAGAAGGCCGAGGTGGTCTGCGTCACGCTGTTTTTCAGCTCGGCCAGTGAGTAGCCCAGACTCAGCTTGGCGGCCACGAAGGCCAAGGGGTAGCCCGTGGCCTTGGAGGCCAGGGCCGAGGAGCGCGAGAGGCGCGCATTCACTTCAATGACGCGGTAGTCCTCGGATTTCGGGTCCAGCGCATACTGAATGTTGCACTCGCCCACGATGCCCAGGTGGCGGATGGTCTGAATGCCGAGGCGGCGCAGCTTGTGGTACTCCCGGTTGCTCAGCGTCTGCGACGGCGCTACTACGATGCTCTCCCCGGTGTGGATGCCGATGGGGTCGAAGTTCTCCATGTTGCAGACCGTGATGCAGTTGTCGTAGGCATCGCGCACCACTTCGTACTCCACTTCCTTCCAGCCCTTCAGCGACTCCTCCACCAGAATCTGGTCCGAGGTGGTGAAGGCCTTCTGGGCCAGGGCCCGCAGCTCGTCGAAGTTGTTGGCAAAGCCGCTGCCCAGCCCGCCCAGCGCAAAGGCGGCCCGCACGATGATGGGAAAGCCGATTTTTTCGGCGGCGGCCAGCGCGTCGTCCAGCGTGGTGACGGCCACGCTGCGGGCCGAGAGCACACCAATCTGCCCGAGCTTCTCCTTGAAGATATCCCGGTCCTCCGTGTCGATGATGCTCTGCACGGGCGTGCCCAGCACCTGCACGTTATACTTGTCGAACACGCCGGCGCGGTACAGGGCCACGGCGCAGTTCAGGGCCGTCTGCCCGCCGAAGGCCACCAGAATGCCGTCGGGCTGCTCCTTTTTGATGACTTCCTCCACGAAGTAGGGCGTCACGGGCAGAAAGTACACGTCGTCGGCCAGGCCCTCGGAGGTCTGCACGGTGGCGATGTTGGGGTTGATCAGGAGGGTGCGGATGCCTTCCTCTTTCAGGGCCTTGAGCGCCTGCGAGCCGGAGTAGTCGAACTCGCCGGCCTCGCCGATTTTCAGCGCGCCGGAACCAAGGATCAGGACTTTCGTGGGTTTGTTCATGCGAAGGGTTGGGTAACAGACCACCAGGGATGGTCGTGTTAGAAAGGCAGACGGGTTAACAGTGAGTTATGCCGAGCGCAGCGAAGCATCTTTACCTCGGGAGTAAGCAGATTGGCTCAACGCAGCGGGCAAGATGCTTCGACGAGCTCCGCATGACGGGCTTATTTACTTTGGCTGAGCAGCCTTATACTCTGCTACTGCCGTCAAAAAGTCATCGA
The Hymenobacter sp. DG25B genome window above contains:
- the carB gene encoding carbamoyl-phosphate synthase (glutamine-hydrolyzing) large subunit, coding for MNKPTKVLILGSGALKIGEAGEFDYSGSQALKALKEEGIRTLLINPNIATVQTSEGLADDVYFLPVTPYFVEEVIKKEQPDGILVAFGGQTALNCAVALYRAGVFDKYNVQVLGTPVQSIIDTEDRDIFKEKLGQIGVLSARSVAVTTLDDALAAAEKIGFPIIVRAAFALGGLGSGFANNFDELRALAQKAFTTSDQILVEESLKGWKEVEYEVVRDAYDNCITVCNMENFDPIGIHTGESIVVAPSQTLSNREYHKLRRLGIQTIRHLGIVGECNIQYALDPKSEDYRVIEVNARLSRSSALASKATGYPLAFVAAKLSLGYSLAELKNSVTQTTSAFFEPALDYVVVKLPRWDLGKFAGVNRQIGSAMKSVGEVMAIGKSFEEAIQKGLRMLDTGKRGFVANRAEDELDNAAIDQLLREPNEERIFAINLAFEAGYSIQQVHELTKIDLWFLQRLYTIFQLGQKLAEGRTNGGLDGLDTALLRDVKKAGFSDQQIAVQLLGEGDVKADELRVRARRKALGVLPVIKQIDTLAAEFPAQTNYLYTTYHGTEHDLAPETDKSVMVLGSGVYRIGSSVEFDWCGVQAVQTAAAEGYKTIIINYNPETVSTDYDVSDRLYFEELSFERVLDILDFEQPGGVILSTGGQIPNNLATRLAEAKAPILGTSAAMIDQAENRHKFSSILDELGIAQPRWQELTSLEAMFDFVNEVGYPVLIRPSYVLSGAAMNVVSNAFELEEFLKAAKEVSAEYPVVVSEFIQEAKEIELDAVADRGEIVSYAISEHVEFAGVHSGDATMYYPPQRVYVGTVRKLKIIAEKIAKRFEISGPFNIQFLEKNREIRVIECNIRASRSFPFVSKVSGHNLIQKATQVLLGKKVTRDASELVYDLPFVGVKAPQFSFTRLPGADPVLRVDMTSTGEVGCLGDTAEEALLKAMLSVGYKIPQKTVLLSSGPLLSKVALLDSARLLVQHGFALYATAGTHRFLAEHQVPSTLVFWPDERQEPNVLTYLKEKQIELVLNIPKNLSKGELDNDYRIRRTAVDFGIPLLTNARLAKAFIQAFCTLEMKDLKIKSWKEYKAM